A single genomic interval of Candidatus Binataceae bacterium harbors:
- a CDS encoding iron-sulfur cluster assembly protein, which yields MLTEEEIYEVLRECYDPEIPVNIVDLGLVYGVAISDAGVTIQLTLTAPGCSMGAMIANEIEDKLLGIPDCARANVEIVWEPPWTPHRMSEAARKQLNLDD from the coding sequence ATGTTGACCGAAGAAGAAATCTACGAAGTGCTGCGCGAGTGCTACGATCCGGAAATCCCGGTCAACATCGTGGATCTCGGGCTGGTCTATGGCGTGGCGATCAGCGACGCCGGCGTCACGATCCAATTGACGCTGACCGCGCCCGGCTGCTCGATGGGCGCGATGATCGCGAACGAAATCGAAGACAAGCTGCTCGGCATTCCGGACTGCGCGCGCGCCAACGTCGAGATCGTCTGGGAGCCGCCCTGGACGCCTCATCGGATGAGCGAGGCCGCGCGCAAGCAACTAAACCTCGACGACTGA